The DNA region GCCTCGAGCGATCTCCTGTGCGAGGCCAGCGCGAATAAGATAACGGGCGAGAACTGTTCCTCCTCCAATCAATACCGCAATGACACCGATAGAGATAAGAGAGGAAAACGTCGCCTTTTTAAAATTCGCTAAGTTCAGCTCCCTGTACACGAAAATGCCGACAAAAATACAATAAACGACCGCTAACGCTCCCGCTTCTCCTGGAGTGCAGAGCCCTCCGTATATCCCCACCAAAATAATGGCCGGACACCCCAAAGCTGGCAAAGCTGCTTTTGTCGAGCCCCAAAGCTCCTTCCATCTTCCCCTACGATCCTTCGGTTTCTCGATGCTCATATCTGGATTTTCACTAAAATACTTAGGGCAAAGAAAGTAGTTCAACACGGCATAGCCAAAAGCGAGGATCAGACCAGGTATGACCGTAGCCAAAAACAAAGCGGTCACAGATTGCTGCGCTAATAAGCAATAAATCATCGCAGGAACACTGGGAGGAATAAGGTACCCTAAAAAGCTTGAAGAACACAAAACAGCCGTTGTATATCTACGCTCATATCCATACCGCTCAAGCCGTGGTACCAGGAGAGGTATCAAAGCAGAGATGCAGGGAACAGAGGACCCCGTTAGAGCTCCCATAAAAAGCGTCGCGATGATTCCGACCAGCTCCATTCCCCCGCGAATATGACCGACCAGAGCATACGAAAAACGAACAATACGGTCTGCCAACCCCGCGTCAGAAATTAAACTCCCACCATAGACAAAGAAAGCAATGGCCATGAGCGTAGGGCTGAAAATCGCATGATAAAAAGAGCCGGCAATGAAGGCATTACTCATCCCATCTATGAAAAGCCCCAAAAACGGCCCTATAAAAAACACCCAAACGACAGGGACCCCCAGCATAAGTCCTACTAAAAAAACACAGAGGCAAGCAATAACCCCAACACTCATCAGACCTT from Dethiosulfovibrio peptidovorans includes:
- a CDS encoding C4-dicarboxylate ABC transporter permease; its protein translation is MSVGVIACLCVFLVGLMLGVPVVWVFFIGPFLGLFIDGMSNAFIAGSFYHAIFSPTLMAIAFFVYGGSLISDAGLADRIVRFSYALVGHIRGGMELVGIIATLFMGALTGSSVPCISALIPLLVPRLERYGYERRYTTAVLCSSSFLGYLIPPSVPAMIYCLLAQQSVTALFLATVIPGLILAFGYAVLNYFLCPKYFSENPDMSIEKPKDRRGRWKELWGSTKAALPALGCPAIILVGIYGGLCTPGEAGALAVVYCIFVGIFVYRELNLANFKKATFSSLISIGVIAVLIGGGTVLARYLIRAGLAQEIARGMLGFFSSKVMILIALNLFFLLLGMFLEGVPVLILGIPLILPLMKELDVNLVHLGAIVITNIGLGVVTPPFAMSIFVGSRLSGVSYQELVPIMMRFLFFVGIPTLLLTTFIPALSCWLPSLVLGSKIVGAW